Proteins encoded in a region of the Equus asinus isolate D_3611 breed Donkey chromosome X, EquAss-T2T_v2, whole genome shotgun sequence genome:
- the H2AL3 gene encoding histone H2A-like 3, with protein MSGRRNRQLSFRRRKHTQSRSTRAELQFPVSRVDRLLRQGAYGQRLSSSTPIFLAGILEYLTANILELASKEAHSSRKIRITPEHVQRAVENNQHLSHLFENETYRQSDQMPQPSKK; from the coding sequence ATGTCTGGGAGGAGAAATCGCCAGCTGTCTTTTAGGCGTAGGAAGCACACCCAGTCCCGCTCTACAAGAGCCGAGCTGCAGTTTCCTGTTAGCCGTGTGGACCGCCTCCTGCGACAGGGTGCCTATGGCCAGCGCCTGAGCTCGTCGACACCTATTTTCCTCGCTGGTATTCTTGAATACCTGACAGCCAACATCCTGGAGCTGGCGAGCAAGGAGGCCCACAGCAGCCGCAAGATACGCATCACCCCAGAACACGTGCAGAGGGCAGTGGAGAACAACCAGCACCTCAGCCACCTCTTTGAGAATGAGACCTACCGTCAGAGTGATCAGATGCCGCAACCGAGTAAGAAGTGA
- the H2AP gene encoding huntingtin-interacting protein M, whose translation MSEKQSHDSSYQTQAHLPAAELPVSYLDRLLQKDQYAQHQNSSTEVFLFAMVDYLTDYILEKVSAEVSNGGIIPQDVEGAVDNNGAPRRQLRDSAFTLFGEMPGARRSG comes from the coding sequence ATGTCGGAAAAACAAAGCCATGACAGCTCCTATCAGACTCAAGCCCATCTTCCAGCGGCCGAGCTACCTGTGAGCTACCTGGACCGCCTTCTGCAGAAGGATCAGTATGCTCAGCACCAGAATTCATCCACAGAGGTTTTTCTCTTTGCTATGGTGGACTACCTTACTGACTACATCCTGGAGAAAGTAAGCGCTGAGGTCAGCAACGGCGGTATCATCCCACAAGATGTGGAGGGAGCAGTGGACAACAACGGCGCGCCCCGCCGCCAATTGAGGGATTCAGCCTTCACTCTGTTTGGTGAGATGCCCGGAGCAAGAAGGAGCGGCTGA